In one window of Terriglobia bacterium DNA:
- a CDS encoding winged helix-turn-helix domain-containing protein, translating into MLSKITSYQFSEFVLDVAERCLKKESQQIYLPPKTFATLLYLIERPGRLVKKEELLDDLWPDAEVTENALTRCIKEVREALQDDVHDPRYIKTVPRVGYKFIAEVEPVREATPVTVVEEELTAMRVKVTDEVNGELPSPPDTRTLPAESSMLALPAAPEGRLNRSRWKGAVGIALTVFTVLAGAWYYTRGRKASLGFAERDWVLIADFENLTGEKVFDAALRTALERELSRSRYVNYVPQGRVFDTLALMKRSADTRVNESVGREVCLRDGNIRALLVGAIQQIGGIYAINLKVIDPKTGVAVNSLAEEAANLQGVLPAIRRLAVTLRETLGESLASISKSDQQLERVTTPSLEALEAYSKGLRLNEQVQWPQALVFLDQAVERDPNFAMAHWARGWTHHWTRRPFVADFNRAAELVGGVTDREKYTILGTQALYCFGDLPRAIEIQERLLQLYPDDYHANETVGRLYLALGDMSRWRECSKKSERIRPNFTGNHFENAVVALFSESDVERYYSESMQVLALNPNYPGGGPHVADPVRDWMRGDVAQAQEKISKFRAGEMASALGPAFQISVRPFLARFYLFIGKPEVALELLETTRGMAPLNATVDFSKYWQLERALIYREQGNVREFERLAGSAASEGVGISRVEALGWLAIASAQSGRSNQALAFQNELLKEDRLPPVGFFSPPLPRELERAKRAFSLQIEGEVALKDGNLDQAISRFKGVIDLVPPQGVFFTTNLQPQLFFVANQSLAEAFEKRGEWGEAVKADEAILAQKTQTIGVTGAAQIWVKALNSAGEALEKMGETSRAAVYHEQYRQLRPGSS; encoded by the coding sequence ATGCTCAGTAAAATCACCAGTTATCAATTCTCCGAGTTCGTTTTAGACGTCGCAGAACGCTGTCTGAAAAAGGAAAGCCAGCAGATCTATCTGCCCCCGAAGACCTTTGCAACCCTCTTGTACTTAATTGAACGGCCTGGCCGCCTCGTCAAGAAAGAGGAACTTCTCGACGACCTCTGGCCGGATGCCGAGGTGACCGAGAACGCGTTGACCCGATGTATCAAGGAAGTCCGCGAGGCGCTTCAGGATGATGTGCATGACCCCCGCTACATCAAGACCGTCCCCCGGGTGGGATACAAGTTCATCGCTGAAGTGGAGCCGGTTCGAGAAGCCACTCCCGTCACGGTCGTCGAGGAGGAACTGACTGCGATGAGGGTGAAGGTCACGGATGAAGTGAATGGGGAGTTGCCATCCCCTCCTGACACCCGGACGCTCCCTGCGGAATCGTCCATGCTCGCGCTACCTGCCGCACCCGAAGGCCGGCTGAATCGATCCCGTTGGAAGGGCGCCGTTGGCATTGCCTTGACAGTTTTCACGGTATTGGCAGGGGCCTGGTATTACACCCGCGGACGCAAGGCCTCCTTGGGTTTTGCGGAACGCGACTGGGTCCTGATCGCGGACTTTGAGAATCTCACCGGGGAAAAGGTGTTTGACGCGGCACTGCGAACGGCGTTGGAACGTGAACTGAGCCGCTCTCGTTACGTAAACTACGTGCCTCAGGGAAGAGTCTTCGACACCCTCGCTCTGATGAAACGCAGTGCCGATACCCGGGTTAATGAATCCGTGGGCCGAGAAGTGTGCTTGCGAGACGGGAATATCCGGGCACTTCTGGTGGGTGCCATCCAGCAGATCGGTGGTATCTACGCCATCAACTTGAAGGTGATCGATCCGAAAACAGGGGTAGCGGTGAACAGTCTGGCCGAAGAAGCGGCGAATTTACAGGGGGTTCTCCCCGCGATTCGCCGACTGGCGGTGACGCTGCGAGAGACACTGGGCGAATCACTGGCTTCCATTTCCAAATCGGATCAGCAACTGGAACGGGTGACCACGCCTTCACTGGAGGCGTTGGAGGCTTATTCGAAGGGATTGCGTTTGAACGAGCAAGTTCAGTGGCCACAGGCGCTGGTTTTTCTTGATCAGGCTGTTGAACGGGACCCCAACTTTGCCATGGCTCACTGGGCTCGCGGCTGGACGCATCATTGGACGCGAAGGCCATTCGTGGCAGATTTCAATCGGGCCGCCGAGCTGGTGGGTGGGGTCACCGATCGGGAGAAGTACACCATTCTGGGAACGCAAGCGCTCTACTGTTTCGGCGATCTCCCTCGGGCCATTGAAATCCAGGAACGCCTTCTTCAGTTGTATCCCGACGATTACCATGCGAACGAGACCGTCGGTCGGCTCTATCTGGCGTTGGGAGATATGTCGCGATGGAGAGAGTGCTCTAAAAAAAGCGAGCGCATCCGTCCCAACTTTACAGGCAATCACTTTGAGAACGCCGTCGTCGCACTCTTTTCGGAGAGTGACGTCGAAAGGTATTATTCGGAATCCATGCAAGTTCTCGCCCTGAACCCCAATTACCCCGGAGGAGGCCCGCACGTGGCGGACCCCGTTCGGGACTGGATGCGTGGTGACGTGGCTCAGGCGCAGGAGAAAATTTCCAAATTCCGTGCGGGGGAAATGGCTTCGGCCTTGGGCCCGGCCTTTCAAATAAGCGTCCGCCCCTTTCTGGCCCGCTTCTATCTCTTCATCGGAAAACCGGAGGTGGCACTCGAGCTGCTTGAAACGACCCGTGGAATGGCGCCGCTAAACGCGACCGTCGATTTTTCAAAATACTGGCAACTGGAAAGAGCACTCATCTATCGAGAGCAAGGCAATGTCCGTGAATTTGAGCGCTTGGCCGGTAGCGCCGCATCGGAAGGAGTGGGAATCTCCCGGGTGGAAGCCCTCGGATGGCTGGCCATTGCTTCGGCCCAATCAGGTCGCTCCAATCAGGCCCTTGCCTTTCAAAATGAGCTTCTGAAAGAAGACCGCCTCCCGCCCGTTGGTTTTTTTAGTCCGCCGTTGCCTCGGGAGTTGGAACGTGCCAAACGCGCCTTTAGCCTTCAGATCGAGGGAGAAGTCGCGCTGAAAGACGGAAACCTGGATCAGGCAATTTCTCGCTTCAAGGGAGTGATCGATCTGGTTCCGCCTCAAGGGGTGTTTTTCACGACCAACCTTCAACCGCAGTTGTTTTTCGTGGCAAATCAATCACTGGCCGAGGCATTCGAAAAGAGAGGCGAGTGGGGGGAGGCGGTCAAAGCCGACGAAGCGATTCTCGCACAAAAGACTCAGACTATCGGAGTTACTGGAGCAGCACAGATTTGGGTGAAGGCGTTGAACTCCGCGGGCGAGGCCCTTGAGAAGATGGGAGAGACGTCACGGGCGGCCGTCTACCACGAGCAGTATCGCCAATTGCGGCCGGGGAGCAGCTAA
- a CDS encoding DUF2059 domain-containing protein, with protein MKRKLCWVFCLLMITHLSRVLYADEASHRAAAEELLEAMQTKQMMSKQMESMRKMIGGFFQMPNVSKEQASEVEARQSKVMDFVYKNMSWDILKPDFVEAYMEVFTESEMKELTSFYKSPIGQKLLEKTPDLTAKTMQVTQKRVMALMPEIQKMASEPSEGTKKDSEKK; from the coding sequence ATGAAAAGGAAATTATGCTGGGTATTTTGCCTGCTCATGATCACTCACCTGAGCAGGGTGTTGTATGCCGATGAAGCGTCCCATCGCGCAGCGGCAGAAGAACTTCTCGAAGCCATGCAGACGAAACAGATGATGTCAAAGCAGATGGAATCCATGCGAAAGATGATCGGGGGGTTCTTCCAGATGCCGAACGTCTCCAAAGAACAGGCTTCTGAGGTCGAAGCCCGTCAATCGAAGGTGATGGATTTTGTTTATAAGAATATGAGCTGGGACATTCTGAAACCGGATTTTGTCGAAGCTTACATGGAGGTGTTCACGGAATCAGAAATGAAGGAGCTGACCTCGTTTTATAAATCACCGATCGGACAGAAGCTCCTCGAGAAAACCCCGGATCTGACTGCAAAGACGATGCAGGTCACCCAGAAACGGGTCATGGCCTTGATGCCTGAAATTCAGAAGATGGCCTCAGAGCCATCGGAGGGGACGAAAAAAGATTCTGAGAAGAAGTAG
- a CDS encoding thioesterase domain-containing protein: MKGPLKELIERLKTEIPISSVIGLTIERYENGCLTLSVPLGKNINQQGTAFAGSLNATLTLAGWSLVWLILKEANIEAGIVIQDSGIHYRQPVTRDFKACCCKPDAATLEKMLSTLQKKGKARIALSAEIRQAGEVAVAFNGRYVVQVVPRTPDARLEVGS; encoded by the coding sequence ATGAAAGGCCCTTTGAAGGAGCTCATCGAGAGACTCAAGACCGAGATACCTATTTCCAGCGTCATCGGGCTCACCATTGAGCGGTACGAAAACGGATGCCTCACTCTAAGCGTTCCCCTGGGAAAGAATATCAACCAGCAGGGGACAGCCTTCGCTGGAAGTCTCAACGCCACTCTCACCCTGGCGGGTTGGAGCCTCGTGTGGCTGATCTTGAAGGAAGCCAACATTGAGGCAGGCATTGTCATCCAAGACAGTGGAATCCACTACCGGCAACCCGTGACGAGGGACTTCAAGGCGTGCTGCTGTAAGCCTGACGCCGCCACTTTGGAAAAGATGCTCAGCACTCTGCAAAAGAAAGGGAAGGCCCGCATCGCTCTTTCCGCCGAGATACGCCAGGCGGGAGAGGTCGCCGTGGCTTTTAACGGCCGCTATGTTGTCCAGGTGGTTCCAAGGACGCCTGACGCCCGGCTCGAAGTTGGATCCTGA
- a CDS encoding HDIG domain-containing protein produces the protein MTAVQFLLDTPLLGSAAAIVKTLRDHDFEAYFVGGCVRDLVMGRAPKDVDIATNATPDVVQEIFPNTVAVGESFGVVIVLWGGIHFEVATFRSETSYSDGRRPDSVRYSASAEEDSRRRDFTINALFYDPLAGRLLDFHGGWDDIEHKIVRAIGSPRERFREDKLRLLRAVRFAARFESVIEPETRQAIVDAAAEIKQVSAERQRDELTRILTDGHSRRGFQLLDELGLLAPLLPEVSDLKGVEQPPEFHPEGDVWEHTMLLLKVMDETKNKVSGVGCQVSGKRSGGRKSEVGSQRPEAGGQRSEAAEGSSATFSGNWELATGNSPPPWNLSADSYPSPILAWAALLHDIGKPATFRRAPDRIRFDGHVETGARMARQIGRRFRMSNEETEAVAELVLDHLRFKDVQKMRSSTLKRFVRREQFAEHLELHRLDCLACHGNLEAYYFTRGYAEALTPEEARPKPILTGSDLIDLGYAPGPEFKKILTALEDAQLENQIKDRESALEYLRKRYSP, from the coding sequence ATGACCGCCGTTCAGTTTCTGCTGGATACACCCCTGCTGGGGTCAGCCGCCGCGATCGTCAAGACGCTGCGCGACCATGATTTCGAGGCCTATTTTGTCGGCGGGTGTGTGCGTGATTTGGTTATGGGGCGCGCACCGAAAGACGTGGATATCGCGACCAACGCCACGCCGGACGTGGTGCAGGAGATCTTTCCCAACACCGTCGCCGTAGGTGAGTCGTTCGGTGTCGTCATCGTCCTCTGGGGAGGGATTCATTTTGAAGTCGCGACGTTTCGCTCCGAGACCAGCTACAGCGATGGCCGTCGACCGGACTCCGTGCGGTACTCTGCCTCTGCGGAGGAGGACTCGCGGCGGCGGGATTTCACCATTAACGCCCTCTTCTACGATCCGCTGGCGGGAAGGCTGCTTGACTTCCATGGGGGGTGGGACGACATCGAGCACAAGATTGTCCGGGCCATTGGAAGTCCCCGGGAGCGCTTTCGGGAAGACAAGCTGCGCCTGCTGCGCGCCGTTCGCTTTGCCGCGCGTTTTGAATCCGTGATTGAACCGGAGACGCGGCAAGCCATCGTCGACGCCGCGGCGGAAATCAAGCAGGTCAGCGCAGAACGTCAGCGCGATGAACTGACTCGAATTCTCACCGACGGTCACTCCCGCCGCGGGTTCCAATTGCTTGATGAGTTGGGCCTGCTTGCTCCTTTACTCCCCGAAGTCAGTGACTTGAAAGGGGTGGAACAACCCCCTGAATTTCATCCTGAGGGCGACGTGTGGGAGCACACGATGCTCCTGCTGAAGGTCATGGATGAGACTAAAAATAAGGTTTCAGGTGTCGGGTGTCAGGTGTCGGGGAAGAGAAGCGGAGGTCGGAAGTCGGAAGTCGGAAGCCAGAGGCCAGAAGCCGGAGGTCAGAGGTCGGAAGCTGCAGAAGGAAGCTCTGCGACCTTTTCTGGCAACTGGGAACTGGCAACTGGCAACTCTCCACCCCCCTGGAACCTGTCAGCAGACTCCTATCCTTCCCCGATCCTTGCTTGGGCAGCGTTGCTTCATGACATCGGCAAGCCGGCGACCTTCCGTCGCGCCCCGGATCGGATCCGGTTCGACGGTCACGTGGAAACGGGAGCCAGGATGGCGCGGCAAATCGGCCGGCGCTTCCGAATGTCCAATGAGGAGACCGAAGCCGTTGCCGAGCTGGTGCTCGACCACTTGAGGTTCAAGGATGTTCAGAAGATGCGTTCTTCCACCCTGAAGCGTTTTGTGCGCCGCGAGCAGTTTGCTGAACACCTGGAGCTTCATCGGCTGGACTGCCTGGCATGCCACGGCAATCTGGAGGCCTATTACTTCACGCGCGGGTACGCCGAGGCGCTCACACCGGAGGAGGCCCGCCCGAAGCCCATCCTTACCGGCAGCGACCTGATCGATCTGGGTTATGCCCCGGGCCCTGAATTCAAAAAAATCCTCACCGCGCTGGAAGACGCTCAGTTGGAGAACCAGATCAAAGATCGAGAGTCGGCCCTGGAATACCTGCGGAAGCGATATTCGCCATGA
- the msrA gene encoding peptide-methionine (S)-S-oxide reductase MsrA: protein MEKANFAAGCFWGVEAAFRQVKGVVSTAVGYEGGDYPNPTYEVVCSGTTGHAETVEIDYDPAQVSYGELLNVFWENHDPTTLNRQGPDVGEQYRSAIFYHTPEQLAAALASKQSLEESGRFRRPIVTQIVPASKFYRAEEYHQQYLEKRGLAHCRIP from the coding sequence ATGGAAAAAGCGAATTTTGCCGCCGGATGTTTTTGGGGAGTCGAAGCGGCTTTCCGCCAGGTCAAGGGGGTTGTCTCAACTGCGGTTGGGTATGAAGGGGGAGACTACCCCAACCCTACTTACGAAGTCGTTTGTTCAGGAACCACCGGCCACGCGGAGACCGTTGAGATCGACTATGATCCGGCCCAGGTTTCCTATGGAGAATTACTGAATGTGTTCTGGGAAAATCATGACCCCACGACCCTCAATCGACAGGGGCCGGACGTGGGCGAGCAATATCGCTCGGCGATTTTTTATCACACCCCGGAACAATTGGCTGCGGCCCTTGCCTCGAAGCAGAGCCTGGAAGAAAGCGGACGATTCCGCCGACCCATCGTCACGCAAATCGTCCCGGCCTCAAAATTTTACCGGGCCGAAGAATACCATCAACAGTATCTCGAAAAGCGCGGGCTGGCACATTGTAGGATTCCGTGA
- a CDS encoding amidase, protein MTRRVFVNSGLLGGALAVAEPFLPHLEFAQRTAEKSAFAPFELEEATLRSLQDGMQSGKYTARKIVEAYLSRIDALNHRGPVLNQVLEINPEAFAAADALDAERKAKGPRGPLHGIPILLKDNIGTADKMTTTAGSLALAGSIPARDAFVAARLRHAGAILLGKTNMSEWANFRSTHSSSGWSGRGGQCRNPYALDRTPSGSSSGSAAAVAANLCAVAVGTETDGSVVSPSSACSIVGIKPTVGLISRSGIIPIAHSQDTAGPMARTVTDAAILLGAMTGVDLLDEATDESAGKALNDYTRFLVPDGLRGARLGIARSKFFDYNGATVHLIESAIDVMKQQGAVIVDPADIATAGQFDDSEFEVLLYEFKADLNKYLAGLGPNAPVRSIKDIIEFNQRNSAREMPFFGQEILLMAEKKGALDSEDYRKALAKDLEFSREKGIDATLEKHKLDAIVTPTAGPPPFTDLVNGDASFGSSSTPAAVAGYPHITVPAGYVFGLPVGISFFGRPYSEPVLLKLAFSFEQATKHRRPPQFRASAELPK, encoded by the coding sequence ATGACTCGAAGGGTGTTTGTCAATTCCGGTCTGCTGGGAGGAGCCCTCGCTGTCGCTGAACCTTTCTTACCGCACCTGGAATTTGCTCAGAGGACCGCAGAGAAATCAGCATTCGCTCCTTTTGAACTGGAGGAAGCGACCCTGCGGAGTCTTCAGGATGGTATGCAGTCCGGAAAGTACACGGCTCGCAAGATTGTCGAAGCCTACCTTTCGAGGATCGATGCCTTGAACCATCGTGGGCCCGTACTCAATCAAGTCCTTGAAATCAACCCGGAAGCCTTTGCCGCGGCCGACGCCCTGGATGCCGAACGCAAGGCCAAAGGACCCCGAGGGCCGCTTCACGGCATCCCGATCCTGCTCAAAGACAATATTGGCACTGCAGATAAAATGACTACCACCGCCGGCTCCCTTGCGTTGGCGGGTTCCATTCCTGCGCGGGATGCGTTTGTGGCGGCGCGGCTCCGGCATGCGGGTGCGATCCTGCTGGGAAAGACCAACATGAGCGAATGGGCCAATTTCCGATCGACGCATTCCTCCAGCGGATGGAGCGGGCGGGGAGGCCAGTGCCGTAATCCCTACGCATTGGATCGCACGCCTTCAGGCTCCAGTTCAGGCTCCGCTGCGGCCGTGGCCGCGAACCTCTGCGCCGTGGCCGTGGGGACAGAGACAGACGGCTCGGTCGTTTCACCCTCCTCAGCCTGCTCCATCGTCGGGATCAAACCCACGGTCGGACTCATCAGCCGCTCCGGCATCATTCCGATCGCCCACAGCCAGGACACCGCAGGGCCCATGGCCCGCACCGTGACCGATGCCGCCATCCTGCTGGGCGCCATGACCGGCGTCGACCTGCTGGATGAAGCAACGGATGAGAGCGCCGGCAAGGCCCTCAACGACTATACGAGATTTCTGGTTCCGGATGGATTGCGTGGGGCACGTCTCGGTATCGCCCGTTCGAAGTTCTTCGACTACAACGGGGCGACCGTTCATTTGATCGAGTCGGCCATCGATGTGATGAAGCAGCAGGGAGCCGTGATCGTGGACCCCGCCGACATTGCGACGGCCGGACAGTTTGACGATTCCGAGTTCGAGGTTCTCCTGTACGAGTTCAAAGCGGACCTCAACAAATACCTGGCGGGCCTTGGGCCCAACGCGCCCGTCCGCTCGATCAAGGACATCATTGAATTTAATCAGCGCAACAGCGCCCGGGAAATGCCCTTCTTCGGCCAGGAAATTCTCCTGATGGCGGAGAAAAAAGGGGCGCTCGATAGCGAGGATTACCGGAAAGCGCTGGCCAAGGATCTGGAATTTTCCCGGGAAAAAGGAATTGATGCCACCCTGGAGAAGCATAAGCTGGATGCCATCGTGACGCCGACTGCCGGACCACCCCCCTTTACCGACCTCGTCAATGGGGATGCCTCCTTCGGGAGCAGTTCGACACCGGCTGCGGTGGCCGGATATCCCCACATCACGGTTCCGGCTGGGTATGTTTTTGGCCTGCCCGTCGGTATTTCCTTCTTTGGAAGACCCTACAGCGAGCCCGTACTTCTCAAACTGGCTTTCTCGTTTGAGCAGGCCACAAAGCACCGGCGACCACCGCAATTCCGTGCCAGTGCGGAGCTGCCCAAGTAA
- a CDS encoding RecQ family ATP-dependent DNA helicase, with protein sequence MTESTILSPSSVMELLRSRFGFSDFREGQEEVIEAVMAGEDVLTIMPTGSGKSLCYQLPALAFEGITLVVSPLIALMKDQVDALSRRSIPASFINSTLTLEEQRGRIAALRRGAYKLLYVAPERFRSRMFTEGLSGLKVALLAVDEAHCVSEWGHDFRPDYLRLKPAIENLGRPVVIALTATATPEVRSDIILQLGLRQPRLFVTGFDRKNLFLDVIPVSGDMDKHETILRIIGDLKAKPVSDASAPGKAPDPCGIIYAATRKNVETIADVLSTAGLNVAPYHAGMDDADRHRVQNAFMSSRTPIVAATNAFGMGIDKANLRFVIHFDVPGSLEAYYQEIGRAGRDGLYSRCALLWNYADVHTQEFFIDSSYPPHEVIAEIYAMLVRLNVDEVLLTHKEILQRVPLAESEMAVSSSLKILEKAGVLERGLDHGAVARVTALPKLTAEARADTPALRSTSGTLEEAVRLRTRIIDALMLDLGSHLGEPRHVDLEELAESLAADLDAVRRGLRTLASAGLIHYEPPFRGRGLRMLQRLPFKQVSIPWDELTRRAELEHRKLRRMIDYACHSGCSRAFILNYFGEKPRHPHCGFCGNCSRFVVEEERALTPEETLVVRKILSCVARLKGRFGRMRVAQVLTGSKVKQVHVLGLDQLSTYGLLSEFAQETVLDWIERLIQAEAIMVRGEEYPTVELTPFGREIMHERATLKLSFPKDVSVSPADRPSGTTGPTVRRGGKWGESISLRKKAAKGESDLETLAMLREGLTIEEIARRRRLRPSTVSRHVLTLLDAGEDIDLSKLVPAAKADTIRKAMKSTHDFSLRGLKAVLPPHVSYEDIQLVLAMRRLEWKKQ encoded by the coding sequence ATGACCGAATCCACGATTCTCTCTCCGTCCTCTGTCATGGAATTGCTCCGTTCCCGGTTCGGCTTTTCAGACTTCCGTGAAGGTCAGGAAGAAGTCATTGAGGCGGTGATGGCAGGGGAAGACGTCTTGACGATCATGCCGACGGGCAGTGGGAAATCGCTCTGCTACCAGCTTCCCGCCCTGGCCTTCGAAGGGATCACCCTGGTTGTCTCGCCCCTGATCGCCCTGATGAAGGACCAGGTCGATGCCCTGAGCCGCCGCTCCATTCCCGCCTCCTTCATCAACTCCACGCTGACCCTGGAAGAACAGCGAGGCCGCATCGCGGCGCTCCGCCGCGGCGCCTACAAACTTCTCTACGTGGCGCCGGAGCGCTTTCGGAGCCGGATGTTTACCGAAGGGCTCTCGGGCCTCAAGGTTGCTTTGTTGGCGGTGGATGAGGCGCACTGCGTTTCGGAATGGGGGCATGATTTTCGTCCCGATTACTTGCGGCTCAAACCCGCCATCGAGAACCTGGGGCGCCCCGTCGTGATCGCACTCACCGCCACGGCCACCCCCGAAGTTCGCAGCGACATCATCCTCCAGCTCGGTCTTCGCCAGCCCAGGCTCTTTGTCACCGGATTCGATCGGAAGAACCTCTTCCTCGATGTCATCCCTGTCTCCGGTGATATGGATAAACATGAAACGATCCTACGAATCATCGGGGACCTCAAGGCGAAACCGGTTTCCGACGCTTCCGCCCCGGGTAAAGCTCCGGATCCCTGCGGCATCATTTATGCCGCCACGAGGAAGAACGTGGAAACGATTGCCGACGTATTATCCACGGCTGGCCTGAATGTGGCGCCCTATCATGCGGGCATGGACGATGCCGACCGCCATCGCGTACAGAATGCGTTCATGTCGTCGCGCACGCCCATCGTCGCCGCCACCAACGCCTTTGGGATGGGGATCGACAAGGCCAACCTCCGGTTCGTGATCCACTTTGATGTGCCCGGCTCCCTTGAAGCCTACTACCAGGAAATCGGCCGGGCGGGTCGCGATGGCTTGTATTCACGATGTGCGCTGCTCTGGAATTATGCGGACGTTCACACACAGGAGTTTTTCATTGACTCCAGTTATCCCCCTCATGAAGTGATTGCAGAAATATATGCCATGTTGGTCCGCCTCAATGTGGATGAGGTCTTATTGACGCACAAGGAGATTCTGCAGCGGGTCCCTTTGGCGGAAAGTGAAATGGCGGTGTCTTCGTCGCTCAAGATTTTGGAGAAAGCCGGCGTGCTCGAACGGGGATTGGATCATGGCGCCGTGGCCCGGGTCACGGCCCTCCCGAAGCTGACGGCCGAGGCCCGGGCGGATACGCCGGCCCTGCGCTCGACCAGCGGCACGCTGGAGGAAGCGGTCCGATTGAGGACCCGGATCATCGATGCATTGATGCTCGATCTGGGGTCGCACCTGGGCGAGCCTCGCCATGTCGATCTCGAGGAACTGGCGGAATCCCTTGCGGCCGATCTGGACGCCGTGCGGCGGGGTTTACGCACCCTCGCTTCAGCCGGACTCATCCATTATGAGCCGCCCTTCCGGGGCCGGGGGCTGCGGATGCTCCAGCGCCTCCCGTTCAAGCAGGTTTCCATCCCGTGGGATGAACTGACCCGCCGGGCCGAGCTGGAACACCGCAAGCTGAGACGCATGATCGACTACGCCTGCCATTCCGGCTGCTCCCGGGCATTCATTCTGAACTACTTTGGAGAAAAACCGCGGCATCCGCACTGCGGGTTTTGCGGGAATTGCTCTCGTTTCGTGGTGGAGGAGGAGCGCGCCCTCACCCCGGAAGAAACACTGGTCGTGCGAAAGATTCTCAGCTGCGTCGCGCGCCTGAAGGGGCGCTTTGGAAGGATGCGTGTCGCCCAGGTGCTGACAGGGTCGAAAGTGAAACAGGTTCATGTGCTGGGCCTTGACCAGCTTTCCACTTATGGCCTGCTGTCTGAGTTTGCGCAGGAAACGGTTCTGGATTGGATCGAGCGCCTGATCCAGGCAGAGGCCATCATGGTTCGCGGTGAAGAGTACCCGACCGTCGAACTCACCCCGTTCGGGCGGGAGATCATGCACGAACGCGCGACCCTCAAGCTGTCATTTCCTAAAGATGTTTCCGTCTCGCCTGCGGACCGGCCTTCCGGCACGACAGGTCCGACAGTTCGCCGCGGAGGGAAGTGGGGGGAATCGATCTCTCTCAGGAAGAAGGCGGCGAAGGGTGAAAGCGATTTGGAAACCCTGGCCATGCTGCGGGAGGGGCTGACGATCGAAGAAATCGCCCGCCGCCGCCGGCTCCGGCCCTCCACCGTCTCCCGTCACGTCCTGACCCTGCTCGACGCCGGAGAAGACATCGACCTCTCTAAGCTCGTGCCCGCGGCAAAGGCCGACACGATCCGAAAAGCGATGAAGTCCACACACGATTTTTCACTAAGGGGCCTCAAAGCAGTGCTTCCTCCCCATGTCTCTTATGAAGATATTCAACTCGTCTTGGCTATGAGAAGACTGGAGTGGAAGAAGCAGTGA